A stretch of Acropora muricata isolate sample 2 chromosome 7, ASM3666990v1, whole genome shotgun sequence DNA encodes these proteins:
- the LOC136921607 gene encoding uncharacterized protein, protein MQLLKIILLLSVFVFSPTLATKLKDPDKVVSRDGPNSGVGYVNFVEEKFSYLNITALGRDFVGSMPDCSFACLETPSCFSFNLGTIPDVNDRFRCELLPSDKYNNSDNFVHSLIFHHFSIATPCGNWPCQNNGKCLPLYEVNDYMCICNGFKGKNCEDVPPECKNYIALNASDRNVHSSIGTKCDDNLKTGWYRFQGQAGWQLLTTCPPTHRCNDG, encoded by the exons atGCAACTGCTCAAGATCATTCTCCTTCTATCAGTTTTCGTCTTTTCACCCACTCTTGCTACAA AGCTAAAAGATCCGGACAAAGTTGTCAGCCGCGATGGACCCAACAGTGGTGTAGGTTATGTCAACTTCGTAGAAGAAAAATTCTCCTACTTGAACATCACGGCTCTTGGAAGAGATTTCGTCGGTAGCATGCCCGATTGCTCGTTTGCCTGTCTAGAAACTCCGTCGTGTTTCTCATTCAACTTGGGCACTATTCCGGATGTCAATGATAGATTTCGCTGTGAACTTCTGCCTTCGGACAAATACAACAACTCCGATAACTTTGTGCACAGCTTAATCTTTCACCACTTCAGCATTGCG ACACCCTGCGGAAACTGGCCCTGTCAGAACAACGGCAAGTGTCTGCCATTGTACGAAGTGAATGACTACATGTGTATCTGCAATGGATTCAAGGGCAAAAACTGCGAAGACG TTCCTCCTGAATGCAAGAACTACATCGCTCTTAATGCATCGGATAGAAACGTGCACTCCTCCATAGGAACAAAATGTGACGACAATCTCAAAACAGGATGGTATCGTTTTCAAGGCCAAGCGGGATGGCAACTGCTAACTACTTGTCCACCAACTCACAGATGTAATGATGGATGA